The Rhipicephalus sanguineus isolate Rsan-2018 unplaced genomic scaffold, BIME_Rsan_1.4 Seq2570, whole genome shotgun sequence genomic interval ACGAgactgtgtttttcttttctcgtcttttctttttttttcttgcgctggcaagCAGCGAGGCCCACCGTTTCCCCCGTTTAGCGGCCAAAaattgggaccgggtattgctggacacataacccttggagccgcaaactagcaggcacagcaaaagaCCCCtccgattactttcagtaattcaaagtatCCTTGCATCCCggtttttttgtgtttgtgaaTTCGAAAATCTGCTTAATTAGAAGATTTTTTCACAGTCCCCAGTAACCTTGAATtcacgaggttttactgtagtaagCACTGCTCACCCGCAGAGCAAGTAATCTTACAGCGAATCAGTGCGCCATTTAAAAGCACGGCCTAATGAGTTTTATGTGCTCAAGGGTGTGCTTTGGAAGCTCTTGCCATTTACAACACCACAAAACTACGTATATGTCACATTCATCACTGTCAGCGTGTGTATGTCTGTTGATGAACTACAGTAGAACACTACCGATGTGTTccttttaaagacaatagtctttcttgcggaacttaaacgcagaaattttggtccgtctgtctgtccTTCTATTTGTCTGTCTGTCGCCCTATTCAGCGACCCatccaaagttgaaccacttgcttactgcccagccatcttgaactggtaccgccgttcatacttgtgaacattgtcgatcaaaaagcaaatgttacgcatatctgaggcgcaacatcaatacaaaagtattaggtagtgtgttcctttactagaaaatacagtagactctcgttaaacggaacctgaagggaccaagaaaatgtgttccatttaacaaaagttctgtttactgagagataaacaggagtgcagaatccaagtatgaaaccaattatattagatgcagttgttccgtttaagcagcagttccgtttaacagatttccgtttactgagagtctactgtacatagatacgtaattccaaagaccctagtgtttcttaggctgagtggaaaatgcttgtgttttttgggctgcactgcaaatgcgacgctataagccagatgcggcgattcaacatagaggaggaggactcacgtAATGGCCGGCAGATGaccatcgtctttcgacgacatttgcagcgaagcacgcagatacgcggccaatttttctgacTTTCTGACTCTTCATTGGCAAAACACTTGCAAAAGCTCATCCCAGGTAGGAACAGACTGCCTGTTAGAACCCCCTTTGTTTGTTATGTCCTTGTTTTCACAACATTCCTGCTTGATATATATTTCAACATTTCCAAACAGTTACCCAAAAAATGTTGAGTGTGCATAAGCTAAAATTGTCAGCCATGACATCCCAGCTGTGCATTTTAGATGACCATCAACATACATTTTTGATGTACCACTGTTGTGGCAGAAATTTTTCTCAACTTCCGGCTCCTTGCAGCGTGTTGCTTTATATTCATAGTCAGATGTGATTTACTTCAAAATCTAGCAAAAATAGCTATACAGTAGACTGAGTAAACgaaaaatctcttaaacggaactgctgtttAAAGGAAACAACTGACTCTGATAAGACTGCTTTCGTACATGAATTCTGCACCATTGTTCATCTCtcactaaagggacactaaagagaaacaatgaattggtttagattgataaagtgtgctcggagaactcttgtgtagtttatttcaccaccataggtttattattagaggagaaaaccaagttcaaagtttcgtttttaaatttcgcgccgaactttgtaattcatgatgtaaaacattttcaaagagcatttaacgtattttggcgccactggcccgacgaaatttcGACAAACTCGTtacgtcaagtctctggccccctcagaggacaatgtacttgaatttaaccgattaggaactacgtaggcccaagcaggcgccgtcaaaagtacgtgacgtcacggcagatggtgcgggaattccaaggtggcgtcgccacctgtattttctttttgcgcattttctcgcttattaagcgtcttctcgcagcaagcgtggtgtttttggtatcgtggaagactactttactaatgcgagaaaaatcgttttgctctttagtgtccctttaaatggaacacattttcctcgtcccttcaggttccgtttagcacagtggttctcaaatgggggacACCAGGGGGACTGCAAAGCCATTTTTGGGGGTCCGCAGAACCCATcctcagaaaaaagaaaaagaaacgcattTTTCGGATGCCTACTATATGACCTGTGATAGCAGCCCCTTCtaatttttggtatgcttcaccgcatgacATTTCTGCACTGCGGCGGAGCTTATCTATGTtttcccttctccatgagatggctgttaagcttttgttgcagcttcCTACGACACATGCATGTGATCATACTTTTCTAGGCTTGAATATGTGAAGAGCTAACATGGCTAGAAACcagttgaatgtggctgcagaccgcacaacttattgacaagctgttgagatcgaaatGATGTGGCGCTTTAGTTtgaccatttttttttgctaggaagaaacaaaaggcacctatttcacgctgcatgttgtgttaatttatgaccccctCCCTTTGTCTCACTGCGAGGGGTCCTTCATCACTTTtaccggtccacaaggggtctcctaAACACCTATTGCTGAGGACCACTGGTTTTAATGAGATTATACTGCACTTTGAATTCGATACACCACAGGTATTGTCACTGGCCATATCATGGCACCAGCTCAAAACAGAAAGTAGCGAAGCCTAGTTAATCCAATAGTTGTTGACTGTGTCCAAACCACAGGACAAGTCATGCCATAAAGTTTTAAGACGCTGTATTGGCTGCACCCGCTCTCTGTTGtgagagttcttttttttttcttttacagatTAAATAGCGATATGGTCCTGAATCACTTCTACAAGTGGCAGGTACATTACCCTCAATGTCTGCACGGACAGGGGTGGTGATTAGCTGATATAGGAGCACCACACAATCACCAGTGGTGTCGCACTCACCGCAATTCAATGTTGCACAAGATGAAGGAAAATAGTTGGAATTGATCACATGCATAAAAAAAAGGATTAAATAAATTTAGCTGGATGTTCACCATGGTGTATTACGCCCAGCAGAAATGCTAATGTGCATGTGCAAAATATTCGCGACGGCAGTGGATGCCAGAACTCCGACAGAGCCAAACGAGCGAAGTGCAAAAGCAACTTGGCTTCTTCGCTTTTGTAGCCAAATGCAGCTGACGTCTCTGAAGACCTTCTAACCCTCTACGCACGCGCCATGCATGTGCTGTCGATAGGCATGACAATGCCAATGATACGAACGGGACATCTGGTGCCCACATCACTTGCCATTGTACAAGTATGATTGCTTGGATATACTATACTAAGGTGAACGGTGATAAGTAATGCCACACAAATGTCTAGAGTTACAAACGTAAACAAATCCATGTGCAGTTGAACACTGTTTTAAAGATATCACCAGCAAACTGCTCTGTGCATTACATGATCTGCATAAGAACACTTCTTACTCAACTGTCAATTATCAATGCTAATTTTCATGGTAATACATCGGTGAAGTAACACTGCATGCAAAATCTTTTGATCCTATTAACAACAATAATAGTGCTAAAAGTGAAATCGCTCACCTGGGTGCAGCACTTGAGGGTGCCGCCGGTCACAGCGACTCGTGCTTCAGGCAGCTGTCTCCCTGTGCAGTGCAAAAcagtgaaaggaaagaaaagataaGTGTTTGTCCTACTGGTTCTGTTCTGAACATCTGCACCGGAAATTCAAGAACAGCTGCAAAGCTTCACTAATATTCTACACTTCTGAAAGACCAATTAttttacatgaagcctttatAGGTGAGTGAAGATGACGGCAATCATTGATACAATATTAAATGGAATGTATCATGCCACACTGAAAAAAAGATATTGACATATTTAATATACAGTTTTAGCCCCCTAACTACCAAATATAAATTACGGAGGTTGCACCACCTTGCAATTTTGACATGTCAATAAATACAGCAGGCTTCCACTGATTCAACACTGGCTAATTTGACTTTTCGCTTGATTCAATCTCAATAGAAGGGCCTGGCCAGTGCCCTATACATTTCTATGAGACCAAAGTTTTGTTATTTCGATCCTACAATTGGCCTTTGCGCAAAACTCAAATTTGATAGTTCATCCCACTTGTGCCCAGTGCCAATGGCAACTACAGTAATGGTTCTTATAATGGTTTTGCAATGCTCAGGCAAGAGTGAATGCATCACTCACTCCATCTCCCATCGAAATCGCCCACTTTTGGCCTGCCCCTGGGCCAAGGAGTAAGATAAgagaggagcgccgactccgccgcCGCCCCACGCATTCACTCGGGACAAACCGTGCAACGCAGGACGCGGCGGTCTAACTCATTCCTTTGCTCTCCCCCTCCGCTCCTCTTCACGCTTTCGCACATGCTTTCTCCTCTCCCGGCACTGATCGCaacgcgtagcgccatctgtcgaagcGCATAGAAATCATTCAACACCTGcgctcatgagcgcatgcgccaATGGGAGgaagacggcggcggcggcggcggcggcggtggcagggAATGGTCTGCGCGGagcgtgtcgtctgctagaaacCCGTTCGCTCGGCATTCtcaatatgagaaaaaaaaatgcgatataTGCGTACTGATACTAAAATATGAAGTAAAAACATTGTACCGCTTTTTATACACATATGCAAAACATTGTAACATATCTTCAGTGAAAGCAGACGAAAAATTATGCTGAACAAAAACGGCAGAGCAGAAGTACACTTGTTTTCCACATCTGGACGTCTGCGCGGTAGTGTTGGTTGGACATTTTCGTGTTACATCCTTTGTTTAGCGTGTCTGCAGTGTGCTTCTTCATACTCGAAAAAACAAGGTGTCTTGGTACTTGTGTGTGAAGACAttgttgggtatcgggtgtctcagcttgcggctgcatcgcgcagagctgatagacggagcggacaaggcgacggtgagttaaggcaaatttatatacatataaacagaagCGTTACATattcgacactggggccgacagcttaggGGGCTCGCActcaggtgcgacgacgacccgggatttttTCGTCCGCTATCCCCCTCTCCGCGCAGCTTCGTTCTTTTATAACCCTGGCCGATTCCtcgcatcagccagtagttcgaagcctccaatcaggaaccgccgttggtcgctggctggaatcggatccgtggatgagagggcttgccgcacgctgcgtgagaaatttccgtcggttgcgtcagacgcatcgcaggagttgccgggggttgcatggcagctcgctggtgttgacgttggttgcatcagacagtctatcgatgtcGACACCACTTGTGTCAGatgttctaccagcttgaatgccttgccgaagcaaggaagtttggattgggagccctggcatataACAACATGGAGCAACCAGACAGGAGGCAATGACGAGTTTTGTTCCTGGCTGTAAATGTGGTTACGGCAAAGGGTGAGAGAAGATTTTGCTCTTCGTGGCCCCATCTGTGACAAAAGCTATGCGCTCTACAGAAAAGAATTGGTAGCAGGCATGCAGCATGTGCGGAGCAGACAACACAGATAGGCATGCAGACCCGCGAACGCGGCCAAGCACGCGTCCGCGCCGCTGCTATAGCAACGGCTGACGTAGTCCCCGCCCGTGGCTCTGCTAGAGGACGGCGTCTCTCCTACGCCGCTTATCTCCATTCGTAGCGCCATCTGGCAAACACGCCGCAAAGCACGAAGCGGCGTTGCAAATTGTGTCCCTTCCAGACGAGCAGAGTCGGCGCTCGTGTCTATCTTACTCCGTGCCCTGGGCCAAGTTATTGCATAAATGGTGGCTCGCAATGGAGTTGGTTGGGCACAACTTGAGAAGGCAGTGGCATTACATCCTCagaggtggatgcacacaagcctgaacCAGTGGGCTAGACTAGCCTCATGAGCTGGATGGCCAGTGATCACGCCGACCGAGAATGAGCAGGACTACTTCCTTAGCCACTGCGCTTTcatcatctgggcggggcctctcctgccccCTTAAATCATATCCGACTGTAGTGCAGCATTTGTTTGATTTTAATGCTTGCTTTTAGAGAAATTTCATACAAAAATCTCTTGGGTGATGCATTCGTATTAGTATAACTAGCGAAGTGGTTAGTCTGATGCCGGCCACTATCCCTATTGCATTTATGAAGTCGTTTGATACATGCAAGACATCAAACATGCTATCGACTGAAGACAACATACAGTCAgacctgcctataacgaacctccatacaatgAATTCCTCGATATTATGAAGTTTTTCTATTCGCGGtagttactccatagaagcatatgcatttgcaacctctatgtaacaaagcggcagcgggagacacccttgatataacgaatttttcactccgaatttgttttttttttatgctgacaactgcgtcgtcactaccgaggagatgtcagattaggcgctggtggaaactgtcTGACACCACGGTGACAACGACGGATTTTCAGATGGCAACTCTTCACGTGCTTTGCGGTTTTGCACTACGCCGCGGGTTCGCTagaccatggcctccgcgattagctctggcAACGCAGCGACACGTTGCCAGagccaatcttggaggccatggctAGACGATGACTGAGCAGCGTTGTACTGATGTCCTATAAACGTTCAGTTTTGCAAAATAACAGAgttttttgccgctaaataaatCTGTtcggtgagctctgccttcagttccCTTATTGTTTAATTAACTTGTGCGTTTCATTTCCGAAACTGAATATAACGAGAACCTGTTTGTAATAAATTTTTTCGTGAAATTGTCAATTTTGTTATATCCAGGGGGACTGTACTTTGTTCTTCACAGTGACGAAGCGCTGCCAAAGACTGTAGGCTAATGGGGCTTGGCtgagaccacagaaaaattcatatCCCAAAATTCATATGAGCTGTGAACGTACCACCAAGATTCTACTGTACTTACAAATCAAAATCAGTACTAACCCGGCTTTCTTGGCAGTGGCTGAGGTCCACTTCAATTTGTTGGGGGGCGGCACGCCCCCCTCTGGGTGACTGTATGGACACGACGATGACTGGCATGCCGCACCAAACTTGCATGGCTACACCGGAAGAGGGTGCATGAATGAAGTTGAAGCGAGACCTACACCGCTACAGAATTACTCTATTTTCAGTGTTTCTACACTGTTGGCAATGTCCTGCTCTTTGTCGAGCACTGCAAGCCACTCACACACAGCTGCATAAGAGTGCACCTCCATGCATTGTCTAACTTTGGTCATGTACTGGTACACCAACTAATTGCACTGGTTGTGGTTATGTCCTCAACCAACACAGGTTACACGAGAGCTGCTGCGGTGCACTCAAGCTTGGCACATCCTTGCACTGCAACCCCAGAATGTGATCACTGCAATCATTTCACTAAGAGACAGTGGTTGCCCTGCATTCGAATTGCCAGATGATGGAGATCTGCTGCATGCCCTTACTGGGGTTGCtaccttttaccgaaaaaaatacGGCCCTCgacaatagacgctatgtcaattcttcggcatgcagtgccatttaatgtaacattgctttcattgagccaaataaaccaaatgcacaaaaaaaagcagcacactcagctaaccaactagcctgactgctgacataaaagtacccgtgattggaatgacgctttgcttattactctgaatgtgctacactgaaaaggaaccacaatgtTTCGTCCAttaaaaagctcttctttgcgtttgagtccaacaggccagtggcattatagacacaaaggaacttaaaatgtgcatatgccacaaaaatgtcggatattcatgtaccatacacgcgcaataatatgctctattccaatgatcgctagacttgaagggatcccagaaagtggttgactaatggcgtaagagttttggtgattgacaaTAAATATTTGCCatcgtagttgttgaactgacgcttataaaacaccaaaaaaaataaatgatcgcaatattatgacaaaaaaaaatacggcCAATGGCGCTGGTGCAGACCGGCAACCGGCCCGCCATCTGAAAAACCAGCCTGGCCGGTctaaaaccggacaggtggcaaccctagccCCGACTAGTTCTGTCTATCTGTAGATGAAGTGTTGCACCGTATGGCTACAAAAAACAGTAATACTATACACCATGTACAGATGTTCTGCAAGGAATTCAAGCACAAGTGGAGGAGCACAACCACTCTATTCGAGAGTAGGGTATCCAGTAAGCGTCTCCATCGACAGGTTTGCCACATTCACGTCTCTCTCACACACGATAGTCACAACACAGCCAACAAGTGCCGCAGTTCTCGTTGTCTCGTGCTTGTCAtgaaactaggcttgtgcgaaaaTTCGAGCAGTTTGAATATtcaaatgaatattacagtattcaaattcacttTGAAATGAATTTAAATGATTCTAAATTTCGatgtattcgaaatgaatgaatagacacatataaaccgcatgtaaccccctgtaaaggtggtttcactgcagtgcaggggtGCTATTCCATGactacacctttccaggagataTCCGCACTGTcgcgaagcctcacttcaaggttaaatgaacaaattaccctcacatcgattcctCATTTTTAACTTTAAAAAttcgttataccggcttatatgctctaactaatgtaaattttaaaacgtaacgtattttacaggttatcacttgcattctaacgaaagtcaaatcctgctactatgcaaggttgcttccacttcccaaaaagaatggcattgcacatgccttgtttcaattaaaaaaaatattgtgcaggttagttgggtcatgagaaatatgctcatttttctttataatatgcgatatatactacttgaattcgatttgaaattattctaCCAAATCTCTATTCGCTTCGAagctaaaatttactattcgcacaagcttaCACGAAACTTCTAGACCCCCCCCTCTCTCCGTTTAGCGCAATAACTGGTGGTCAACAGTGGCACAAACTTCTAAGAACAGTGATTGTGGGCCACAGCGGTGCTTCCTTGTGCACTCCCCATGGGCATACGCACTCTTCTAGCACTCGTATCTACCCCGGTTCGTTTGTGAGGCCTCCTAGCCATGTATCCAGTGATTAACAGGCACCTTGTCCTAACACGTCACATGCACAATTTCCATGGAGCAGTCACCGTTCTTCTTACCTTTGGATGAAAGAAGGGACACTTGAGGTTGGTGCAGTGTGGGTAGAACTTGCACTGCTGCACCGACGGGGAGGACACCACTGTTGtcagcaaagaaaagaaaggcatgGCACTGTGTGAGTGACAGAAATATGGAAGCCATACATTTCGAGGACAGACAAAACACAAATATCTAGACTGTCATGATACTCGTCCTCACAGCGTTTTTGTTCAGTCTACTCTTGTTACAGTGGACCTTGATAATCCTGCTTAGGAGGTAcaggtgagctagttggttgcAAATGAGCTATAAAACAGCAGCACCAACTTTAAAGACAAGGACGAACAAAATCACACGTGATTGTTGGCCACTTAGCCACAAAACACGCAATCTTCGTTTTGTGCCAAGTGGCCATATGGCTAGAGCTGTgggaatagcaaaattttgagtgcgaagtgAATTTGAATATTAAAATGTGAAtgcaaatcgaatattttttgaatatttgacgaatatttttttaaatacttcgaagcgaaattacagaaaaaagttgcagaggatccctaagcacattattatgagatagcaacacgaaagcatttcttttggctaggttggtgaagcactggaggggtggtgttccctagttgtcttatcaagtaTGAGGCAATGCAGAGACCAAATTGTATTTATCTACATGATTTGGTTTAACCAATGTGGCGCCGACAACATGTTACATGCGCAAGGAAAAGACGCTatctcctcaacctctcctcctccaacttctgtggaggcccaaatAATATAGCGGGCAAGGGTGCGCTCCTTCGAGTCCGGACTTCCAAATCAcatcaatgtataagaacatctgaaattatcGATGTCAAAACTCTTCGGTGTCCACGGGCTTTCTGCCCATacttcaggtccaaaacagcattaattaaaGCCCCACCTCCGCCGCGTCTATCAAGAATCTTgcaggttcgaaccagcgctttcctgTGTCAATCTGTTTGCAGCCATGGCAGCGTcggaaaggcagctttgccgcaacgtcataatgtgatggggtgaagcttatcgaaaaatctgaaggggccactgtcacagcacagagtagagcactgcacgggcccgggccgggtaagggattgtttgatcgggcccgggccgggctcgggcccgtgaccttcgggctcgggtcgggctcgggcctaagccaggcccgtattgggcccgggtctcatacgtatctgtataattgcgtgtgtacgttgtttggctttgtttttgttgttttttggggtttaacttctcgaagcgacccaggctatatgagacgccatcgttgagggctccgggtaatttaaaccacctggagtgcattggcgtgcacagaaattgcacagtacaagacgtctacaattttgctccatcggtatgctacacgtaatttcaagaaacgcctaatataagtttccaccattatagtgagtgaaagacgttctcgggtaccgtgtaaggaaagcaacggtaaactgcctagattagtacaTATAAGAtgtaagatgtgcgcgtttgtatctagggaaacatttcgagtatgaagtttgcaggaggctTGCTGcatttactcaacagccctagttcGTATGCAATTGATAGAGACTCAAacgaaaaatgtctgccatgttttttttttttttcactttatggaggtattatattttgtagtcgttctttgaaatgcaaaaacaaggctgcatggttagcactgcgtgcgtacatgaaacagccatctatgactccaattatattttatatggcCCTGCAAATATTCCGCAAGAgttttacgggcgtaattaaccgaaagtatacacagtaccagtgaaagtcgtgacactgaaagaagttcctaaaacaaacTCTAGAaattatcttgtgtgcggcaggtatcttcgcAATAACCGAagtttggacagtgcctcctttacgctcaaggcataactagctgaaacgggccgggccgggccgggcccaaacctttcgggcccgggccgggtacgggccacatttaagaacaccgggccgggctcgggcgggccggagcatggcgttttcaggccgggccgggcccgggccggaaaagtcggcctgtgcagtgctctagcacagAGCGGCGACGTCTTCACCAATAAGCGCCAAAattgcacggaggcgtgatgacggcaggtggcaaacgcaccCAACCCTTATGATAAACATCTTCAGCTAGCTGCTCAGTGTGGCCTAGCGCCTGTGTACGGTCAGGAACTGAGTAGGCATCACGAACACTTTAATGACAAACGCGTGCATACGGTACAGCAagtggcccggcagtgacggcatcagcttagttggcgatatgctgcacacaact includes:
- the LOC119376869 gene encoding uncharacterized protein LOC119376869, which codes for MPLHPPQLQVRRLLQAQGLPIHSRQPTDICLPATCGVLPVGAAVQVLPTLHQPQVSLLSSKAMQVWCGMPVIVVSIQSPRGGRAAPQQIEVDLSHCQESRGDSCLKHESL